The Bacteroidetes bacterium GWF2_43_63 DNA segment TCCCCTACACTCGGCTCTACGAACGCATTGACAAAACATCCGTTTTAAACTTCGGCGAATTTGAAATTTATGCAAACCGCGATTCGCTGAGTTATAAAGAAGTGTACGGCCTCGAAGATGTTCAAACCATTGTACGCGGGACCATGCGCCGTCCGGGATATTGTACTGCATGGAATTGTTTTGTGCAACTCGGAGTCTGCGACGACACCTACGAATTGGAAAATCCGGAAAAGCTCACCTATCGCAGCTTTATTGAATCATTTCTTCCTGAAAAACATGGGGTCAGTGTTGAAGATAATTTCTGCCAGTATCTGAATATTGACAGGAATGGTGACATATTCAAAAAAATGGAATGGCTGGGATTGTTCACGGAAACTCCTGTAGGAGCCGGTTTCAAAACGCCTGCTCAAATTCTGCAAAGCATTATAGAGCCGAAATGGCAGCTCGAAAAAAACGATCTCGATCTTCTCGTAATACAACATACATTTGACTATGAGCTGAACGGAAAGAAATTCCGCCGCATGTCATCGATGGGAATCATTGGCACCGACACCGTTCACACAGCAATGTCAATCACTGTTGGAACACCTTTGGCCATTGCTATTGAATTATTCCTTACCGGAAAAATTACCGGTAAAGGTGTACAGATTCCGGTAAAACCTGAATACTACAATCCAATTCTTGATGGGCTGAAACCGTTTGGTGTCGAGTTCTTCGAAGAAGAGCAAGAGATTTGAGATATCAGATATTTGAATTTAGATTTTTGAAGTAAGTATAGCCCTACGAAAGAGTTTGTTGGGCTACATCAATAATTACGATTGAGCTATGCCCAAAGCAAAGCTGCTTGTTTCTTCACTGCAAATGTCACAACTACTTTAATAATTGAAAATCAACAGAAGCAAGTTTGAGTTCCCGGGCAAGCCTTAATCAGCTTCGAAAGGCAAATACTGCGCGACCCGGGATCTCATTCTATACTGCAGACTTCTTCTGCTAATTTACGCTGTCTCCTTCGATACACCGCAAGCAGATATCTCGCAAAGAGCTACGAGTGCGGCACTCAGGATGACAGCAACTAAAAGTGTAATTTTTTATTTAGGTTGGAAAACGCGTTTTGCTGGTGCTTGTCGCGTAATGTCAGCATGACTGCACGCGGGTCTCAGGAAGACAGCGGAGACGCTGGGCGTAATCCCGATTAGAAAATCTGCGTGACCTTGACTTCAATCTTGACCTCTATCTTAACCTTAACCTGGGCGCGCGGCTCCTGCTTGCAGCAGCTTGCCACGTTTTACATGGTTTTACGTTGACGCGTGCCCACTTATTCTACTCCGCAAACTTCCGCAAATAGGCAGTCAAATCGGAAGCAATATCAAGCTTTAGTTTTTTTGAAAGCCGGTTCTTTTTTATTTTAATTGAGGCCTCCGAAATGCCCATCACATGCGCGATTTCCTTATTGCTGAGATTAATCAGAATATAAGCGCAGAGTTTTTGTTCGCCCTGTGTAACGTCGGGATGGGTTTCGGAAAGTATTTTAAAAAAACCGGGATAGACCTGTTCAAAATGATAGAAATAATTGTTCCAGACAGCTTCATCGCCTGCATTCATGCGGATAATGCTCTGTATTTTTTTAAGATTTGCCGAACCAGCAACTTCAGCATTTGTATCAATTAAAAGACTCACATTCTTATCAATTTCCTGCAGCGTTTCATTTTTTGTAACAATATGCATGGTCATCGATGTGAGTTGTCGCTCTTTGGTTTGCAGATCGTTGGTCAGTTTTTCATGTTCAAGTTGAGCAATGATGGCCTTACTTTCAAGCTCGTCAGCCAGTCTTCTTTTTTCGCTTTCGGCCAGTGCATGTTTCTGATCAAGCATTCGGGTACGATTGCGAAAATAGATAAAAAGCAGAACAAAAAAGATCAAAGCTACTGCAATAATGGCAATTATAAGCCACTGAACACGGCTCTGGAGCTTCATCTGCCGGTCGAGCAACAGTTTTTCCTTTTGCCATTTATTCTGCTGCATCGATAAAATGAAATCGGCGAAATCACCTTCAGTTGTTTGAGCTTCGATTTTTTCGGTGATGTCCTTGTACTTTTTCAAATACTCGTAGGCTTGTGTAATTTCGCCCTGCGATTCAAAATAATCAGAATACAATTTATAAATCTCAGGAAGCTGCGCCGAAGCACCACTTGACATGGCAAATCCGAGCGCAGAATCAAGACAAAGAGCTGCGTAATCATAATCTGAATTCCGCAGTAATGTTCTGCCAAGATTCGTATAAGTGAGTGATAGCTGCGATTCCGGGATGCTGTCTTTAAACAGAATTGATTCTTTATAATAATAAACAGCGCTGTCGGTCTGGCCTGAGTTTTCGAAAATAACACCTATGTTATTGAATGCCGTTGCTATTCCCACTTCGTAATCATTACGCACTGCAATACCGAGCGCTTCGCGATGCAACGACATTGCAGTATCGTACATCTGAAGCTTTTCATATAACGAACCAATATTGTTTTTAAGATCAACAATGTTTCTGAATTTATTGTCTCTGGTCTGAATTTTCAACGATTGATTAAAAAAGAAAATACTGTAATGGTATTTGCTTATAGAGTACGACACAACCCCCAGATTGTTGTATACAAGCGAGATTCCAATGGTATCATCCAACAGACGATAGTATTCAAGCGAGCGGATGAAACTCTGCAAAGCCATGTCATTGACACCACGTGTAAATAAAACGATGCCCTGCAAATTGTAACATTCGGCCAGTCCTTTGTCGTAATTCAGATGCGTGCATTCATCAATGAGTATTTCAGCTTCGCGCAAAGCCTGTAAGGGCTCTGAATTGGTCTTTTCGCGCGCAGAAAGTATGCGTTTATCAATGTCATCGTGTTGCGCAAAAGTCAACACCGTAATAAACAAAAGAAAAATATGCAATAAGACTTTTTTCACCATTCAAAATTATGCATTTTTCACATCCAGATTGTCACGTAATTCATTCCCAATAATCATAAACGCCATTACCGCCAGAACTATTGCCAAACCGGGCAACAATGCAAGGTAAGCGCTATCGAGCACCAAATGACTATAGTATTCTTTCACCATTCCACCCCAGGTTGCTACCGGTGGTTGGACTCCAATTCCAAGAAAACTGAGCCCGGCCTCAGTCATAATCGCCGATGAAAACGAAGATGCAGCCAGCACAATCACTGGTCCACGAATGCCCGGCAATATATGACGAAAAATTATTTTCCTTTTTCTTATTCCAAGTGCTGTTGCGGCTTCTATGTAATCACGTTCTTTGATCGACATCACCTGACCACGCACAACACGCGCAATATCGACCCAGAATGTAACTCCAATGGCAACAAAAATCTGCCAGAAACCTTTGCCCAATGCGAATGTAACAGCAATCACAAGCAGAATCGTCGGCAGCGACCACACAACACTGAAAAGCCAGACTAAAAAGCGATCGATAATTCCGCCATAAAATCCGGCAATGGCTCCAAGCGTAATTCCAATAATTAATGCTATGAAAACCGCAACCAGACCAACGGTAATGCTAACGCGCGATCCCAGAACAATGCGACTCAAATAGTCGCGTCCGAAACGATCGGTGCCAAGTAAGAATTTCTTTTTAACAATCATGTTGGAGACAATAAACTTCTCCAGCTCAATTCCTGAAGCCACCGCCAAATCGCCGTTCTGAGCCGTCCACGCATTTTGCAGCTGCCGGCAGTCATAAACTTCAGTCAACCCTTCGTTTGGATTCAGACCTGTGTAGGTTTCGATGTACAAACTATCTTTTCTGAAATAATAGCTAAAAATGGCTTTGCTGCTCACCGACATAGGTTCGCCCCCAAGCAGCTTTTCCAAGAAAGAAACTTTTTCTGCCGCCGGCATTGGAATTTCAAGGAACTTACATTCGAAACCCGGCTTCTGCAAAGCAATTTCAACATGCTGGCTATTAGCGTTGCTTGTTGCATCGGGAATAATGAAATAGCCAAATACCGCAACCAGAGCCATCAGAACGATGTAGCTCAATGCGATGTAGCCCAGAATAGTTTTGATTAACTTGCGTTTCATTATTTCAGATAACAATGACAAAGATATATAATTCGTTATAACAGTAATAATTGGTTTTGAGTTCCCTTTATACTCCGAAATGGCTCTCCTCAATCATTATTTTTAGTACCTTTAACCCCATAAAACCACATTATGAAAACCCTGATAACATTCAGTCTCGTGGTGCTCAGCATGATCGTTTCGGCACAGGATATTCCTGTTGCAACAGCCGAGCAGTTCAACCGTTTCAAGGAAAGCACAACCTATCTTGTCAGATACGATGACCCATTCAGTTCGTTCGACAGCTACATGACAGAGGATATGGCGAAAGTCTGGAAAATCACACCCTACAAAATCATTTCTCCCGCTGAGTTTGAAACACTCAGTAAAGACAAAAAAAATTCGTTCATTTTCCTTTCCGAAATTTTCAAAGAAGAAGGTGATAAAACCGCTACATGGAATCTGCTGAATATCACACTCGGATCTAATGCCGGAAGTGCCAATATGAATTCGATGCCCGACCTTGGCAGCGCGCCACTGAGCTATGTTTCGGAAGAAGACGACAACGAAACTGAATACCTGTATAAACTCGCCGGGATGCTTCGATTCTTTCAGTATTACATCAAATACAATATTGAAAATCCGGGGTCTGACATAAAAACTGTGGTAAAATCAAACAAATCGAAGATCGCCGGAAAAGAGCTATGGCTGCTTGAGAGCGACATGGCAGCGGACGTAAATACTACGGATAAAATCAGCAAATTCTATTCGGGCAGCGTGAAATTTGTGAGCCCCGAAGAAATACGTTCGGCCATACATGAAGGCAAAAGCAATGTTGTTTTTCTCCACCAGATTGCACCCGGAAACAGCGGCGGAAAATGGTGCATGAAATTTCTGATTTCAGCAGCCGACGGCTGCCCGCTGTATTACGACATGACAACCATCGGCAGTGGAAAAGATGATGGATTTTCGTCAGCCGATTTCAAATCAATCAATTAATTTTTCTCAGAATATTTTTATGAGCGACGACAAAAAAATCATTTTCTCCATGGTGGGTGTGAATAAAATTTATCCACCCCAGAAGCAAGTACTCAAAAACATTTACCTTTCATTCTTCTACGGAGCCAAAATTGGCGTTTTGGGTCTCAATGGAAGTGGTAAATCATCATTGCTGAAAATCATTGCCGGCACTGAAGCGCCCACCGAAGGCGATGTGGTTTTTTCTCCGGGATATTCCATCGGAATGCTTGATCAGGAGCCACATCTCGACGATGACAAAACCGTAAAGCAAATTGTTGAAGAAGCCGTTCAACCGGTGGTCGATATTCTGAAAGAATACGAAGACGTCAATAATAAATTTTCTGAACCCATGAGCGACGATGAAATGAATGCCCTCATCGTCCGTCAGGGAGAGCTTACTGAACTTATTGAACAAAACGACGCATGGGAGCTCGACTCGCGTCTGGAACGAGCCATGGATGCGCTCAACTGTCCGCCATCGGATCAGTTTGTGAAAAATCTCAGCGGTGGAGAGCGCCGACGTGTTGCGCTGGTGAGGCTGCTGTTGCAAAAACCCGACATCCTGCTACTCGATGAGCCCACCAACCACCTTGATGCCGAATCGGTTCAGTGGCTCGAAAAACATTTGCAGGATTATCAGGGAACTGTCATTGCTGTTACCCACGACCGTTATTTTCTGGACAATGTAGCCGGCTGGATTCTCGAGCTCGATCGCGGCGAAGGCATCCCATGGAAAGGAAACTACAGCAGCTGGCTCGAGCAGAAATCTGCGCGACTGGCGCAGGAAGAAAAAACCGAATCGAAACGACGCAAAACTTTGGAGCGCGAACTTGAATGGATTCGCATGGCACCATCGGCCCGTCACGCCAAAGGAAAAGCACGTCTGAACGCCTACGAAAAACTGTTGAGCCAGGATGTAAAGGAAAAAGAATCAAAACTGGAGTTGTTCATTCCCGACGGTCCAAGACTTGGAAGCCAGGTGATTGAAGCCAGTAATATCAGCAAAGCTTTTGACAATAAATTACTGTTCGAAAATCTGAGTTTTGCTGTTCCGCCAAACGCCATTGTTGGCATCATCGGCCCCAACGGCGCAGGTAAAACAACATTATTCAGACTTATTATGGGTCTTGATAAAACCGACACAGGTACTTTTGTTGTTGGTGAAACAGTAAAACTGGGTTATGTTGACCAGTCGCATGCCTCGATTGATCCTGATAAAACCGTATATCAGGCTCTCAGCAACGGAGTTGACACCATTCGTGTCGGCGGCCGCGAAATCAATGCCCGGGCTTATGTGAGCAGGTTCAACTTCAACGGGCCCGATCAGGAAAAGAAATGCGGAGTACTTTCAGGAGGTGAGCGCAACCGCCTGCATCTGGCACTGGCACTTAAAGAAGAAGCCAATGTACTTTTGCTCGATGAGCCATCAAACGACATTGACATCAACACCCTGCGGGCACTCGAAGAAGGCATAGATTCCTTTGCTGGCTGCGCTATGGTTATCAGTCACGACCGATGGTTTCTCGATCGTATATGCACACATATAATGGCTTTCGAAGGCGATTCATCTGTGGTGTTTTTCGAAGGTAGCTTTAGCGAATACGAGGAAAACCGCAAAAAACGACAGGGGGACTCACCTGTAAGATTCAAATACAAAAAGCTTTCTGTTTAACAATATTTACGGGTTAAAAGTTGCTTTTTATAATACAAATTGACTAACTTGCAATAAAATTAAAGGTCATGAATGAAATAGTTGTCGGAATCGATTTTTCAAAAGGGGCTCTCAATGCACTCAAATACGCGTCACTCCTCGCCAGGGGTTTTAAATGCAAAATCACTATGCTGTGGGTTGATAAACCTTTTAATCCGGACAGCGTGTACATTGATGGCGAAAACTTCCGCGAGGGTGTTCATAAGCGCTTTGCAGAACTTATTGAAGAATACACACCGCTTGTCGGAAAAGACAATATTCAATATAAAATCCGCACAGGCAAAGTGTATGATGAAATTGCGGCCTATGCCAAACTGAACAAATGCCGCTTTGTGGTCATCGGAACCCATGGCATCAGTGGGTTTGAGGAATTATGGATTGGATCCAATGCCAACCGGGTGGTTTCCATTGCTCCCTGCCCCGCATTTACGCTGCGTCAGGATTTTTTAGTGTCCAATGCAATCCGTAAAATTGTTGTACCCATCGACCGGACCGCTGAAACAGAAATGAAAGTACCCTTCGCCATCGAAGTAGCAAAAGCATTCAATGCAGAGATTATTCTGATGAAGCTATACTCAACCAATGTTCCGCTGCTGAAGAAAAAAGTAGATGATATTGCCGACGACATTTCCGCCAAACTCCTTAAAGAAAAAATCAAGGTCAGCGTTGTGGAAAAAATCATAGTCAATATCACCAGTGATGTTCTTTCAGTGATTGAAAAAAACGATGCCGATTTACTGATAATAATGACTGAACAACAGAATCGTGCATCCAATATCATGCTTGGTGAAATGGCTCAGCAACTCGTTAACAACAGTCCGGTCCCGGTTCTCAGCATTCATCCCGACGATAAAACATCCAATTAATTTCAAGCGCTTTTCATGTACCCTGATTCACTCCACCGGATTGCCGAAGAAGCATTCCAGATTCCTGTTTCCAACGTTTTCATGCTTCCTGCATCCGGCTCCAGCAGGCGATATTTTCGGATAACATTCAGCGACGGCAAAACTGTTCTGGCCGCCGAAAATGCAGAAATACGCGAGAATAAAGCATTTATTTCTTTTGCAAAACACTTCGGCTCACAGGGATTACCGGTGCCTGAAATCCTGCATGAACACAGCGATGGGCAATTGTATTTTCAATCCGATCTGGGCAACGAAACATTATATGATTTCCTTTCTAAAAACGGACATAGCAATGAAAAAGTCCTGCATTATTACCAGCGTGCAGTCGATTATCTTTTGAAATTTCAATTCTGCCTGTCCCCCGATTACTCACTTTGCTTTCCGCGCGACCGTTTTGACCGCACCAGCATGATGTGGGATCTGAATTATTTCAAATACTATTTCCTGAAACTCGCCAATGTTCCATTCGACGAGCAAAAACTGGAACAAGATTTTTCTGCTTTCTGCAATGCATTGAACGAAGTCCCTTCCGGATTTTTTATGTACCGCGATTTTCAGTCACGCAACATAATGACTGCCGCCGATGATCTGGCTTTCGTTGATTTTCAGGGTGGACGGCGCGGGCCACTTCAATACGACCTTGCCTCGCTTCTTTACGATGCCAAAGCCAATCTCAGCAACGATTTCCGAAAACAAATTTTTGATTATTACAACAAAAAACTGACTCAACAACATCCTGAGCATAGCGAGCAATTTCAAAAATACTATTATCATTTCGTAATGCTCCGCATCATGCAGGCGTTTGGTGCATATGGCTACCGTGGCTATTATGAAAAAAAATCGCATTTCCTGCAGTCAGTGCCACTTGCAGCAGCTAACATCAAGTATTTACTCGGAGTCATTGGCTTTGGAAATGAATTTCCGGAATTATTAAAAATGTGGACACACATTGCTGAAGAATTCTATAATAATGACTCACCTGAACTTGAAAACGGCGTTCTTCATGTCGATGTTTCGAGTTTCTCGTATCGTAAAGGATATCCTTCGGGAAGTCCCGATCATGGAGGCGGATTTATTTTTGATTGCCGCGCACTACCGAATCCCGGACGCGAAGAACAATTTAAAACCCGCACCGGCAAAGATAAAGACGTTGCTGATTGGCTCCTGGAAAAACAGGAAGTTGCCGGATTTTTGAACGCTTGTTCTGATCTGGTGCAGCTTTCAGTAAATAATTATCTTGAAAGAAAATTCAAACATCTATCTGTCGCCTTTGGGTGTACAGGCGGTCAGCACCGTTCAGTCTACTGTGCAGAGAGTATGGCGCGATTGCTTGAAGAAAAATATGGTGAAAATATAAGACTGTCACTGCATCACAGGGAATTTTCGTAGCAGCGCAATAAACAAGCGACAAAATTGTCTAAATACACAAATCTGGTTATGGACATTGCTTTACTAAAGAAGGGTGATCAGCGGGCTTTTCAGGAGCTCATTGATTCTACACACAGCGATGTTTTCAAACTGGCCCTGAAATTCACTTCAAGCCGCGACGATGCAAAGGATATTTCACAGGAAGTGTATCTCGAAGCATTCAGAAATATCGGCGATTTCAGAGAAGATGCCAATATTAAAACCTGGTTATACAGAATTACCGTCAACCGCTCGCTCAATCTTATAAAAAAAAATAAGTCGAAATTTCAATCCATCAGCATTGATCGCGAAAACGAAAGTGTCGCTGGCATTACTGCTTCCGCACATTTTGCTGCCGACAAACCATTGGAGAACAAAGAGCTGCGCATACTACTTAATACAGCACTTGATCAGCTGCCGGAAAATCAACGCTCAGCTTTTCTTTTATTCAACCACGATGGAATGAGTTACAATGAAATTGCCGAAATATTAAACACTTCGCTGAGTGCTGTTGAATCGCTTATTTTCAGATCCAAAGCCAATCTCCGGAAGTTGCTCGGGGATTATTACAAAAATAATTATCAGGGAACGCAAGTTTTGAAATCAAATGATGTCAAATGAACATTCAAACAAAATGAACTGCTACGATTTCAACCATATAATTGACCTGGGAATTATTCCGGAAGAGCAACAAACACTCTTGCAGGAACACATGACGACATGCCCACAGTGCAGAAATTATTATTTACTGGTTTACAACAGTGTTGAAAACGCACATGAATTACTGAGCAACGAAGGCCCGGAACAGGGATTGGCTGCCGCAATCGGACATTTTGTTTTCAACGCAGCCCGTCAGACAAAAGCAATTCCGATGTGGATAAAATTATCATCAGCAGCTGCTGCCATTGTTTGCGGACTATTAATAGGAAGTGTCGCCTATGACGCACGTATGCAATCGGAGCAGAATCAGGAATATTCCTATTTAAGCACTGAAAATGACACGCTCTACATGGCCGAAACAACTGAAATAATGTATCGTTCATTTCTTACTGAAAACGAAGAATAATATATATGAAAAACAAAAACACCATAATCTGGATTCTGGCGATAATCAGCACCATCTCAACAACAGCGCTCATCACGCTATGGCTCATCAGACCTGCAGCGCCGGAGATGCGCCCGTTCCATCATAAACCAGATAGTGATTGCAGCAAAACAAAACAATGCGAAAACCGGATGGTGGAAAAACTGAACATGAATCCGGAACAGGCCGAAAAATATATGGCTCAGCGCAAAACACACCACGAAAAAATTGATCCGGTGTTTGATTCGCTTCGTTCACTTCGCACAAAGCTATTTGAAGAAATGGATAAATCAACTCCCGATTCAGCTGTAATAAATTCCTGCATTGCGAAAATTTCGGAACAGGAAGCCATTGTTCAGCGCGAAGGTGTAGATCATATTCTTTATATGAAGAGTTTCCTCGATCCGGTGCAATTCGATTCACTTTTGAGCATTCATTCTCACGCCATGATGCCCATGGGAAAAACGATGCATAAGGATAAAAAACGACATTGCAATTAAACTAAAACAAATAAAAACACACACATGAAACAGATTTTTTTAATGGCGGTTATTGCAGTTTTTGCAATCACATTCAGCACAGCTCAGGCGCAGCAGGGACAACCCAAAGCAGGTTGCGGCGAAGGTCAGCAAATGCACAAAGCAGGTGGATGCAGCTGCATTCCTAATCTCACCGACGAGCAGATGAAACAAATGGAACCGATGAAACTTGCATTTCAGAAAAAGAAATTAGATTTCCACAATCAGATTCAGGCCAAAAAAGCTCAGCTGATTGTTGTTTCAACAGGTGACAAGATTAATAAAGAGGAAGCTTATAAACTTATTGACGAAATTGTAGCTCTGAAAGCAACTATGGATAAAGCGCAGTTTGATCATAAAATGGCTGTCAGAGCAATTCTGACACCTGAGCAACAACTTGCTTTTGATATGCATGCTGCTAAAGGTGGCGACAATTGTGGCGGAAAAAATGGTCAGGGACAAGGCAACTTTCATGGCGGCCATGGCCAAATGATGGGTGCTGGATGCCAGGACAAAGCTGGTAAGCCAAATAGTTCATGCTGCCCTGATGGACAGAAAGCTGCCGGATGCAGCGGATCAGGCAAAGGAATGCAGCACGGACAAGGCGGTTGTTCAGGAAAATAATTCCGCTTTCAATATTATTTTAAAGGCCTTCCTTTTGGAGGGCTTTTTTATTTATTCACAACCCTTGAAGGGTTTGAAACCCTTCAAGGGTTTTTAAACAACAGCACCACCACCTGCGCAGATATTGCTTCGCCACGTCCTACGGCATCGACACCTTCGTTGGTTTTGGCTTTCACCGATACATGTGTGCGGTCCGTATTCAGCGCAGCAGCAATATTTTCGGCCATCTGCATTTTGAAAGGCATCAGCTTTGGCCGCTCTGCAACAACGACTGCGTCGATATTAATGATTTTATATCCCGCTGCAGAAACAAGTTCCATTGTTTTTTTCAGCAGAATCATGCTGTCAATTCCCTTATATGCGGGATCGGTATCGGGAAAATGCGAACCTATGTCGCCCAGTGCCAGAGCGCCAAGCAGCGCATCACACAAAGCATGAATTAACACATCGGCATCGCTGTGTCCGGATAATCCAAAATCAGAAGGGATATTGACTCCGCCAATAATCAATGGTCGTCCGGGCACCGTACGGTGAAGGTCATAACCAATTCCCTGGCGGATTTCCATTATTTAGTTGGCGTTGCTTACTTTATCGAAATTGAAAACCAGCGTAAAACGAAGTGTGTTTTCAAGCGGATTGCGCTGCTCCAATGGAATCAGATAGGAGAAATCGAGACCAAACACATTGTAGCGTAAGCCCGCTCCCAGCGTAATATATTTACGGTTTCCCTTGTTGGGATGCTCGTAGAAAAATCCAGCGCGAAGTGCAAACTGCTGATCGTACCAGTATTCTGTACCCAAACAAAAACTGAGCTCCTGCATTTCTTCCTTAAAACCTCCTGGCGCGTCTGAAAATGAGCCAAACATGCCGCTTACAATGGATCGTTTTGGATCTTTACCATCGGCTATGATATAATCACCATTCACATCCTTGATGGGCTGACCAGCTGAATCCTCAGCGTAGATGGGCGGTGTAGGCACAAGCAGTTTGTTGAAATCGAAAGTAAACATCAGCTGGTTATAATCGTCAAGGTCTAATGTGAGTGAAGGCCCAAGACGCATATTGATCGGAATAAACGAGCGGTCCTGATTTTCGGTATAAGTAATTTTTGCACCAATGTTTGAAATGTCGGCACCAAACGCAAGAACAGCAGGTGTTTTGCCCAATTCAATTTCTTTTTGGTAGAAAAAAGCAATGTCTGTTGCAATAGATTGTCCGGGTTTTGACTGTGCTCCGTTTACAAAAATGCCTCCCGTAAGATTTGAATAGATATATCTCAGTGCAATAGCACCACTGATATAATCCGAAAACTTACGGCTATATGCTGCATCAACGGCAAATTCGTTTGGACTGAACTGCCCGATTTCTGTTCCAACATTGTCGGTGAAAACAATGTTTCCAAGAGAGAAATAACGCAAAGAGCCGGCAATAACCTGGTCATCGTCGAGTTTTTTGTAACCGGTGAGATAACCCAAGCTAATATCATTGACCAGCTGACTAAGCCAGGGACTGTAAGAAACAGAGAACCCAACGTTTTTATCAATGAAGGCATATTTTGCCGGATTGTAATGCATGGAATAAACATCAGGAGAGGTTCCTGCACCGGCATCACCCATGGCGCCACCTCTGGCGTCGGGAGCAATCAGGAGAAAAGGAACTGCAGTTGTGATAGTGTTTATGCCGTATGCCTGTTCAGTAAGGTCCTGACTCGATTGCGACCAAGCGCTATTGGCCGAAGCCAGCAGCACTACCAAAGAAAATATTGAAACGAGGAACTTCATACAAAATCTGTTATTTGGGTTTGCAAAATTACAATTTATTATTTACTTCAAAATTACCAGCTTTTCCGACTTCTCGGCATACTGGCCATCAGAATTCTTCACGCGCAGACGATAAATATACACCCCCCGGGCAAGCGGTGAACCATAGTCGTCTTTACCATCCCATTCAATC contains these protein-coding regions:
- a CDS encoding energy-dependent translational throttle protein EttA, coding for MSDDKKIIFSMVGVNKIYPPQKQVLKNIYLSFFYGAKIGVLGLNGSGKSSLLKIIAGTEAPTEGDVVFSPGYSIGMLDQEPHLDDDKTVKQIVEEAVQPVVDILKEYEDVNNKFSEPMSDDEMNALIVRQGELTELIEQNDAWELDSRLERAMDALNCPPSDQFVKNLSGGERRRVALVRLLLQKPDILLLDEPTNHLDAESVQWLEKHLQDYQGTVIAVTHDRYFLDNVAGWILELDRGEGIPWKGNYSSWLEQKSARLAQEEKTESKRRKTLERELEWIRMAPSARHAKGKARLNAYEKLLSQDVKEKESKLELFIPDGPRLGSQVIEASNISKAFDNKLLFENLSFAVPPNAIVGIIGPNGAGKTTLFRLIMGLDKTDTGTFVVGETVKLGYVDQSHASIDPDKTVYQALSNGVDTIRVGGREINARAYVSRFNFNGPDQEKKCGVLSGGERNRLHLALALKEEANVLLLDEPSNDIDINTLRALEEGIDSFAGCAMVISHDRWFLDRICTHIMAFEGDSSVVFFEGSFSEYEENRKKRQGDSPVRFKYKKLSV
- a CDS encoding peptide transporter, giving the protein MKRKLIKTILGYIALSYIVLMALVAVFGYFIIPDATSNANSQHVEIALQKPGFECKFLEIPMPAAEKVSFLEKLLGGEPMSVSSKAIFSYYFRKDSLYIETYTGLNPNEGLTEVYDCRQLQNAWTAQNGDLAVASGIELEKFIVSNMIVKKKFLLGTDRFGRDYLSRIVLGSRVSITVGLVAVFIALIIGITLGAIAGFYGGIIDRFLVWLFSVVWSLPTILLVIAVTFALGKGFWQIFVAIGVTFWVDIARVVRGQVMSIKERDYIEAATALGIRKRKIIFRHILPGIRGPVIVLAASSFSSAIMTEAGLSFLGIGVQPPVATWGGMVKEYYSHLVLDSAYLALLPGLAIVLAVMAFMIIGNELRDNLDVKNA
- a CDS encoding saccharopine dehydrogenase; this translates as MKNILILGAGLSASTLIRYLLQKSEEHQWTVTVADRDLATAKRKTDGYKNGKAVSFDIADEAELATLIKENDLIVSMMPAFFHPVVAKQCLNFSKHLFTASYVSPEMKSFNEEATAKNLIFFNECGVDPGIDHMSAMKVIDEIRANGGKITGFESNCGGLIAPEFDTNPWNYKFTWNARNVILAGQAGARFLHNGKYKYIPYTRLYERIDKTSVLNFGEFEIYANRDSLSYKEVYGLEDVQTIVRGTMRRPGYCTAWNCFVQLGVCDDTYELENPEKLTYRSFIESFLPEKHGVSVEDNFCQYLNIDRNGDIFKKMEWLGLFTETPVGAGFKTPAQILQSIIEPKWQLEKNDLDLLVIQHTFDYELNGKKFRRMSSMGIIGTDTVHTAMSITVGTPLAIAIELFLTGKITGKGVQIPVKPEYYNPILDGLKPFGVEFFEEEQEI
- a CDS encoding 2-C-methyl-D-erythritol 2,4-cyclodiphosphate synthase, producing MEIRQGIGYDLHRTVPGRPLIIGGVNIPSDFGLSGHSDADVLIHALCDALLGALALGDIGSHFPDTDPAYKGIDSMILLKKTMELVSAAGYKIINIDAVVVAERPKLMPFKMQMAENIAAALNTDRTHVSVKAKTNEGVDAVGRGEAISAQVVVLLFKNP